A window of the Natronomonas salina genome harbors these coding sequences:
- a CDS encoding ABC transporter substrate-binding protein, whose amino-acid sequence MAREQTRRQWLKTAAAAGTASTLGLAGCTDGGNGNGGGSAEGTVKIGLMQPLTGDVQYYGQQSLWGFLSGMAYKYDQDPLDVSTSGEETIEADDVTYELYVEDSQFSPDQAQTLATDLVQDQEVDMLCGIASSDGARRVIDVAKQAGVPYLAGPAAAADLTSDSELCGEQIFRASENTAMDARSGGRYVAQETDVERVFIMAADYSFGRAVARNYKNVLESEGIEIVGERYVPRGHDQFGGLFENAVEANADAVIGGFTVVTLPNFLDEGLSGEYGLRMFGGFATEISTAAIGGVAERVLGDLTAEKIQDALLGPFTSRYHWNQYDNEINSAFVDAYTSTYGKVPDLFTSGMFAAASSIAQAVEAGGSTDGADIASEMRGMTIAETPKGEDAYTYQEYNNQARSEMTVAYPVPNTEDNWDAPIMPGEPLARISADETTLPEDSSEMGCSL is encoded by the coding sequence ATGGCACGCGAACAGACGCGGAGGCAGTGGCTCAAGACGGCCGCGGCGGCGGGGACCGCGAGCACGCTGGGACTGGCGGGCTGTACCGACGGCGGGAACGGGAACGGCGGCGGCAGCGCCGAGGGGACCGTCAAGATCGGTCTCATGCAGCCGCTGACCGGCGACGTCCAGTACTACGGCCAGCAGTCGCTGTGGGGCTTCCTGTCGGGGATGGCCTACAAGTACGACCAGGACCCCCTCGACGTCTCGACGTCCGGGGAGGAGACCATCGAGGCCGACGACGTCACCTACGAGCTGTACGTCGAGGACTCGCAGTTCAGTCCCGACCAGGCCCAGACCCTCGCGACGGACCTCGTCCAGGACCAGGAGGTCGACATGCTCTGCGGCATCGCCTCCTCCGACGGCGCCCGGCGGGTCATCGACGTGGCCAAACAGGCGGGCGTACCGTACCTGGCCGGTCCGGCCGCCGCGGCCGACCTGACCAGCGACTCGGAACTCTGCGGCGAGCAGATCTTCCGCGCCAGCGAGAACACCGCGATGGACGCCCGCTCCGGCGGCCGGTACGTCGCCCAGGAGACGGACGTCGAGCGGGTGTTCATCATGGCCGCGGACTACTCGTTCGGCCGCGCGGTCGCGCGGAACTACAAGAACGTCCTCGAGAGCGAGGGCATCGAGATCGTCGGCGAGCGGTACGTCCCGCGCGGCCACGACCAGTTCGGCGGCCTCTTCGAGAACGCCGTCGAGGCCAACGCCGACGCCGTCATCGGCGGCTTCACGGTCGTGACGCTGCCGAACTTCCTCGACGAGGGGCTGTCCGGCGAGTACGGCCTCCGGATGTTCGGCGGCTTCGCGACCGAGATCTCGACGGCGGCCATCGGCGGCGTCGCCGAGCGCGTCCTCGGCGACCTGACCGCCGAGAAGATCCAGGACGCGCTGCTGGGGCCGTTCACCAGCCGGTACCACTGGAACCAGTACGACAACGAGATCAACAGCGCCTTCGTCGACGCCTACACCTCGACGTACGGCAAGGTGCCGGACCTGTTCACCTCCGGGATGTTCGCGGCCGCCTCCTCCATCGCCCAGGCCGTCGAGGCCGGCGGCTCGACCGACGGCGCCGACATCGCCTCGGAGATGCGAGGGATGACCATCGCCGAGACGCCGAAGGGCGAGGACGCCTACACCTACCAGGAGTACAACAACCAGGCGCGCTCGGAGATGACGGTCGCGTACCCCGTGCCGAACACCGAGGACAACTGGGACGCGCCGATCATGCCGGGCGAGCCGCTGGCGCGCATCTCCGCCGACGAGACGACCCTCCCCGAGGACAGTTCGGAGATGGGGTGTTCGCTGTAG
- a CDS encoding branched-chain amino acid ABC transporter permease: protein MTGLVLVDAAVPLFAPVGITLDALSKAALYVVIASGLSLIFGLMGVLNFAHGSLTMVGAYLGGAVMVAFVSGASGDAARLLVFFVAVAVVFAALTALGAAIERTLIRPIYDREPLFQILLTFGLVLVIDELARIVVELRGLRPQTEWQAAIGTAPDFLSNRYGILGTPTRGLYLFEALVGLLVVAAIFLFLTRTRYGLYIRAGSEDAEMTQALGIDVRRAFTVVFGVGSGLAGLAGVLLMWDPRFGASVPLGVEALLIGFIVVIIGGLGSFKGTVVAGVLVGFVDALMTWLFINYVDFPGLPELVMFLVLVVVLVVRPKGLFGVAEVGGH from the coding sequence ATGACGGGACTCGTACTCGTCGACGCCGCCGTCCCCCTGTTCGCGCCGGTCGGCATCACCCTCGACGCGCTCTCGAAGGCCGCGCTGTACGTCGTCATCGCCAGCGGGCTCAGCCTCATCTTCGGGCTGATGGGCGTGCTCAACTTCGCGCACGGGTCGCTGACGATGGTCGGCGCCTACCTCGGCGGCGCCGTCATGGTCGCGTTCGTCTCCGGCGCCAGCGGCGACGCCGCCCGCCTGCTCGTCTTCTTCGTCGCGGTCGCCGTCGTCTTCGCCGCGCTGACGGCGCTGGGCGCCGCCATCGAGCGGACGCTCATCCGACCCATCTACGACCGCGAGCCGCTGTTCCAGATCCTGCTGACGTTCGGGCTCGTGCTCGTCATCGACGAACTGGCCCGCATCGTCGTCGAGCTGCGCGGGCTCCGCCCCCAGACCGAGTGGCAGGCCGCCATCGGGACGGCCCCCGACTTCCTCTCGAACCGCTACGGCATCCTCGGGACGCCCACCCGCGGGCTCTACCTCTTCGAGGCGCTCGTCGGCCTGCTCGTCGTCGCCGCCATCTTCCTGTTCCTGACGCGGACGCGCTACGGGCTGTACATCCGCGCCGGCAGCGAGGACGCCGAGATGACGCAGGCGCTCGGCATCGACGTCCGCCGGGCGTTCACCGTCGTCTTCGGCGTCGGCTCGGGGCTGGCCGGACTGGCCGGCGTCCTCCTGATGTGGGACCCCCGCTTCGGCGCGAGCGTCCCGCTCGGCGTCGAGGCGCTGCTCATCGGCTTCATCGTCGTCATCATCGGCGGGCTCGGCTCGTTCAAGGGGACCGTCGTCGCGGGCGTCCTCGTCGGGTTCGTCGACGCGCTGATGACGTGGCTGTTCATCAACTACGTCGACTTCCCCGGTCTCCCCGAACTGGTGATGTTCCTCGTGCTCGTGGTCGTGCTGGTCGTCCGGCCGAAGGGCCTCTTCGGCGTCGCGGAGGTGGGCGGCCATTAG
- a CDS encoding ABC transporter ATP-binding protein produces MSLLSVDDVHSYYGESHILQGISLEVESGECVALIGRNGVGKTTTLRSILQLTPPREGTVRFRGEDVTGRPTHEVARMGVGWVPEERRMFSHLTVDENLRIATPPGESVEAAFETAYASFPELESHRGREAGDLSGGQQQMVAIARGLVGNNDLLLVDEPSEGLAPKIVQAVADALARVAEESTVLLVEQNFPLAMDLADRFYLIDHGTVVESGSTEGVTRDDEAIRRHLSA; encoded by the coding sequence GTGAGCCTGCTGTCGGTCGACGACGTCCACAGCTACTACGGCGAGAGCCACATCCTCCAGGGCATCTCCCTGGAAGTCGAGTCCGGCGAGTGCGTCGCGCTCATCGGCCGCAACGGCGTCGGGAAGACGACGACGCTGCGCTCCATCCTCCAGCTGACGCCGCCGCGGGAGGGGACCGTCCGGTTCCGCGGCGAGGACGTCACCGGCCGGCCGACCCACGAGGTCGCGCGGATGGGCGTCGGCTGGGTGCCCGAGGAGCGGCGGATGTTCTCGCACCTGACCGTCGACGAGAACCTCCGCATCGCGACGCCGCCAGGGGAGTCCGTCGAGGCGGCCTTCGAGACGGCCTACGCCTCGTTCCCCGAACTCGAGTCCCACCGCGGCCGTGAGGCCGGGGACCTCTCGGGCGGCCAGCAGCAGATGGTCGCCATCGCCCGCGGGCTGGTCGGGAACAACGACCTCCTGCTCGTCGACGAGCCCAGCGAGGGCCTCGCCCCGAAGATCGTCCAGGCGGTCGCGGACGCGCTGGCCCGCGTCGCCGAGGAGTCGACCGTGCTGCTCGTCGAGCAGAACTTCCCGCTGGCGATGGACCTCGCCGACCGCTTCTACCTCATCGACCACGGGACGGTCGTCGAGTCCGGCTCGACCGAGGGCGTCACGAGGGACGACGAGGCCATCCGGAGGCACCTCAGCGCATGA
- a CDS encoding beta-propeller domain-containing protein, with the protein MSRVSLSTLQLAALLTVALAAGGVGAALLDDVQTQPHDRTQPDDPTGVSTFDSAEEFRSYLRAADATGRHAGFASSARTGADVGVATDDAADGAAASGPVEESDTGGVRPTDAGAGGGGSAGDRRASDTNVQVEGIDEPDVLKTTAETLYYSTDGQGPHHRSRGGADDRPGSSEGVRLIDADDPAAPEVAGRLDVSGDLLLAGDTLVVVDGGTLAGYDVSDRSNPERTWSKDLEARVVAARLHAGTVYLVTEDRVDRRNPCPVRPMEGVSVPCTDVHHPSRPVPVDTTYTVSLLDPADGSVADSTSFVGTAGRSVVHVSADAVYVTYPDPVDEADLMAEFLVTEGSEHLDGETVERIREIRDYDLSPRAKRVEIEHTIERWRAGLSEEERREVDAALREERQAWAEENKRDFERTGVVAFDVEGVETDSPTVEAGATGSVPGTPLNQFSMDEHEGQFRIATTVRGAMGTDSENDLYVLDGDLDVTGSVRGMGVTERIYSVRYVDDQAYVVTFRRIDPFHVVDLSDPENPTVEGELKLPGFSSYLHPLSEDRVLGVGEEDGKVKLVVFDVSDPADPTVEEDRILDARFSAVAESHHAFLLDRRHGVFFLPTDGGRSVRPVVDEDGDAVDVEHRGSGYVFSYEGGLEEVTRVESEGSTRRAAYVGDHLYVFGESSLTVVDETTWEETATLNFTDG; encoded by the coding sequence ATGTCCCGCGTTTCGCTGTCGACGCTGCAGCTCGCGGCGCTGCTCACCGTCGCCCTCGCGGCCGGCGGCGTCGGCGCCGCACTGCTCGACGACGTCCAGACCCAGCCGCACGACCGCACGCAGCCGGACGATCCCACCGGCGTGTCCACGTTCGACTCGGCCGAGGAGTTCCGCTCGTACCTCCGGGCGGCCGACGCGACGGGCCGCCACGCCGGCTTCGCGAGTAGCGCCCGGACCGGCGCCGACGTCGGCGTCGCCACGGACGACGCGGCCGACGGCGCGGCGGCCAGCGGGCCCGTCGAGGAGTCCGACACCGGTGGAGTCAGGCCCACCGACGCCGGCGCCGGTGGCGGCGGCAGCGCCGGCGACCGCCGCGCCTCGGACACCAACGTCCAGGTCGAGGGCATCGACGAGCCGGACGTCCTGAAGACCACGGCGGAGACGCTGTACTACTCGACCGACGGCCAGGGCCCGCACCACCGCTCCCGGGGCGGCGCCGACGACCGGCCCGGTTCCAGCGAGGGCGTCCGGCTGATCGACGCCGACGACCCGGCGGCCCCCGAGGTCGCCGGTCGGCTGGACGTCTCCGGCGACCTACTGCTGGCGGGCGACACGCTGGTCGTCGTCGACGGCGGCACGCTCGCGGGCTACGACGTCTCCGACCGGTCGAACCCCGAGCGGACGTGGTCGAAGGACCTCGAGGCCCGCGTCGTCGCCGCGCGGCTCCACGCCGGCACCGTCTACCTCGTCACCGAGGACCGCGTCGACCGGCGGAACCCCTGTCCGGTCCGTCCGATGGAGGGCGTCTCGGTCCCCTGCACCGACGTTCACCACCCGTCGCGGCCGGTGCCGGTCGACACCACCTACACCGTCTCGCTGCTCGACCCCGCCGACGGCTCGGTGGCCGACTCGACGTCCTTCGTCGGGACCGCCGGCCGGTCGGTCGTCCACGTCTCCGCCGACGCCGTCTACGTCACCTACCCCGACCCCGTCGACGAGGCCGACCTGATGGCGGAGTTCCTCGTCACCGAGGGCTCCGAGCACCTCGACGGTGAGACCGTCGAGCGCATCCGGGAGATCCGCGACTACGACCTCAGCCCGCGGGCGAAGCGCGTCGAGATAGAGCACACCATCGAGCGGTGGCGCGCCGGCCTCTCCGAGGAGGAGCGCCGAGAGGTCGACGCGGCCCTTCGGGAGGAGAGGCAGGCCTGGGCCGAAGAAAACAAGCGCGACTTCGAGCGGACCGGCGTCGTCGCCTTCGACGTCGAGGGCGTCGAGACCGACTCGCCGACCGTCGAGGCCGGCGCCACGGGCTCCGTCCCGGGGACCCCGCTGAACCAGTTCTCGATGGACGAACACGAGGGGCAGTTCCGCATCGCGACGACCGTCCGGGGCGCGATGGGCACCGACAGCGAGAACGACCTCTACGTCCTCGACGGGGACCTCGACGTGACGGGGTCCGTCCGGGGTATGGGCGTCACCGAGCGCATCTACTCGGTGCGGTACGTCGACGACCAGGCCTACGTCGTCACGTTCCGCCGGATCGACCCCTTCCACGTCGTCGACCTCTCGGACCCCGAGAACCCGACCGTCGAGGGCGAACTGAAGCTGCCGGGCTTCTCCTCGTACCTCCACCCGCTCTCGGAGGACCGGGTCCTCGGCGTCGGCGAGGAGGACGGGAAGGTCAAGCTCGTCGTCTTCGACGTCTCCGACCCCGCCGACCCGACCGTCGAGGAGGACCGCATCCTCGACGCGCGGTTCTCCGCGGTCGCCGAGAGCCACCACGCGTTCCTGCTGGACCGCCGCCACGGCGTGTTCTTCCTGCCGACCGACGGCGGCCGGAGCGTCCGGCCGGTCGTCGACGAGGACGGCGACGCCGTCGACGTGGAGCACCGGGGTTCAGGCTACGTCTTCAGCTACGAGGGCGGTCTCGAGGAGGTGACCAGGGTCGAGTCCGAGGGGTCGACCAGGCGGGCCGCCTACGTGGGTGACCACCTCTACGTCTTCGGCGAGTCGTCGCTGACCGTCGTCGACGAGACGACCTGGGAGGAGACGGCGACGCTGAACTTCACCGACGGGTAG
- a CDS encoding PaaI family thioesterase, giving the protein MDDVPEEFFAPPYYETLGIEITDVDDGTAEGRLPVDESVSAAPGEPVAHGGAIASLADSVGYWAASSANDFAVTPTVDLRVDYLAPATADLRAAGTAIRNGRSVGTVDVEVEADGDVVATARGVFKTGGGSGGESAWD; this is encoded by the coding sequence ATGGACGACGTCCCCGAGGAGTTCTTCGCACCGCCGTACTACGAGACGCTGGGCATCGAGATCACCGACGTCGACGACGGCACCGCCGAGGGACGGCTGCCGGTCGACGAGTCGGTCTCGGCCGCGCCGGGCGAGCCGGTCGCCCACGGCGGCGCCATCGCCTCGCTGGCCGACTCGGTCGGCTACTGGGCGGCCAGCTCCGCCAACGACTTCGCCGTCACGCCGACGGTCGACCTCCGCGTCGACTACCTCGCGCCGGCGACAGCGGACCTCCGGGCGGCGGGGACGGCGATCAGGAACGGCCGGAGCGTCGGCACCGTCGACGTCGAGGTGGAGGCCGACGGCGACGTGGTCGCCACCGCCCGCGGCGTGTTCAAGACGGGCGGCGGCAGCGGCGGCGAGTCGGCGTGGGACTGA
- a CDS encoding branched-chain amino acid ABC transporter permease produces the protein METHAVHVAVVAVLALYPFLYGFLVGVDVSVLGVHVGDLFDVFLPRITTMVFVLYFGLFAMSFDFVSGYTGYLSFGHAMFYGIGAYFVILAGSGKVPVLPAEAPFMLMLLLGALLAFVVAVLVGAVSFRLTGVYFAMVTLGFAEVAHVFVRNWSYVGSNPRDGTSVEFDRAGYEVGVPFVDGLGVKIGRLTGDSFENVLGTGVDLGTADVSFYAVGVVVLLCYLAMQRIVHSPFGRVMVAIRENEERAEAVGYNTFWYKMGAFGISGFFAAVGGGLFAGYRRSVAPENTFDLFVTADALLATIIGGFGTLAGALYGFLFHEVLQGILSTESHGLARFLRGTLSDGVLSAGVGEFTVLEFINVFVDGRAGLYLGVVFVLFVLFVPRGLLGTLRDRLDGTVAEAVARRLRRYRR, from the coding sequence CTGGAGACGCACGCGGTCCACGTCGCCGTCGTCGCCGTCCTGGCGCTGTATCCGTTCCTCTACGGCTTCCTCGTCGGCGTCGACGTCTCGGTCCTCGGCGTCCACGTCGGCGACCTCTTCGACGTCTTCCTGCCCCGCATCACGACGATGGTGTTCGTGCTGTACTTCGGGCTGTTCGCGATGAGCTTCGACTTCGTCAGCGGCTACACGGGCTACCTCTCGTTCGGCCACGCGATGTTCTACGGCATCGGCGCGTACTTCGTCATCCTCGCGGGCTCGGGGAAGGTGCCCGTCCTGCCCGCGGAGGCGCCGTTCATGCTGATGTTGCTCCTGGGGGCGCTGCTGGCGTTCGTCGTGGCCGTCCTCGTCGGCGCCGTCTCGTTCCGGCTGACGGGCGTCTACTTCGCGATGGTGACCCTCGGGTTCGCCGAGGTCGCCCACGTCTTCGTCCGCAACTGGAGCTACGTCGGCTCGAACCCCCGGGACGGCACCAGCGTTGAGTTCGACCGCGCGGGCTACGAGGTCGGCGTCCCGTTCGTCGACGGCCTCGGGGTCAAGATCGGCCGCCTCACCGGCGACAGCTTCGAGAACGTCCTCGGAACGGGCGTCGACCTCGGGACGGCGGACGTCTCCTTCTACGCCGTCGGCGTCGTCGTCCTGCTGTGCTACCTCGCGATGCAGCGGATCGTCCACTCGCCGTTCGGCCGGGTGATGGTCGCCATCCGCGAGAACGAGGAGCGCGCGGAGGCGGTCGGGTACAACACCTTCTGGTACAAGATGGGCGCCTTCGGCATCAGCGGCTTCTTCGCCGCCGTCGGCGGCGGGCTGTTCGCGGGGTACCGCCGGTCGGTCGCCCCGGAGAACACCTTCGACCTCTTCGTCACCGCCGACGCGCTGCTGGCGACCATCATCGGCGGCTTCGGCACGCTGGCCGGCGCGCTGTACGGCTTCCTCTTCCACGAGGTCCTGCAGGGCATCCTCTCGACGGAGTCCCACGGCCTCGCGCGGTTCCTCCGCGGCACCCTCTCGGACGGCGTCCTCTCGGCCGGCGTCGGCGAGTTCACCGTCCTCGAGTTCATCAACGTCTTCGTCGACGGCCGCGCGGGACTGTACCTCGGCGTCGTCTTCGTCCTGTTCGTCCTGTTCGTCCCGCGGGGCCTCCTCGGGACGCTCCGGGACCGCCTGGACGGCACCGTCGCCGAGGCGGTCGCCCGGCGGCTCCGCCGCTACCGGCGGTGA
- a CDS encoding helix-turn-helix domain-containing protein: MLDVTMEMEQYDCPFIDTTADHEVAFSTMHWRLDAAREELETRLLVEGADRGALDNGLSALREHGNMNEYQLFSRQDDTAVVRTVIEQTNAMTVIHDRGGYITGPFQIRNGQELWQVGFDDGGTADETLYALDKNNEFHVERRRDLELDQLFDVLGNVEAAGELLDACRSLSDVERRTIRRAADAGYFETPRDATLSTLADEFDVSTTAVSKNMRRGEKKLLRSLVDALERLDETD; this comes from the coding sequence ATGTTGGACGTCACCATGGAGATGGAGCAGTACGACTGCCCCTTCATCGACACGACCGCGGACCACGAGGTGGCGTTCTCGACGATGCACTGGCGGCTCGACGCGGCGCGGGAGGAACTGGAGACGCGGCTGCTGGTCGAGGGGGCCGACCGGGGGGCCCTGGACAACGGGCTGTCGGCGCTGCGGGAGCACGGCAACATGAACGAGTACCAGCTGTTCTCCCGGCAGGACGACACCGCGGTCGTCCGGACGGTCATCGAGCAGACGAACGCGATGACGGTCATCCACGACCGCGGCGGCTACATCACGGGGCCGTTCCAGATCCGGAACGGCCAGGAGCTCTGGCAGGTCGGCTTCGACGACGGCGGCACCGCCGACGAGACCCTCTACGCCCTCGACAAGAACAACGAGTTCCACGTCGAGCGGCGCCGCGACCTCGAACTCGACCAGCTGTTCGACGTCCTGGGGAACGTCGAGGCGGCGGGCGAACTCCTCGACGCCTGCCGGTCGCTGTCGGACGTCGAACGGCGGACCATCCGACGGGCGGCCGACGCCGGCTACTTCGAGACGCCGCGGGACGCGACGCTGTCGACGCTCGCCGACGAGTTCGACGTCTCGACGACCGCCGTCTCCAAGAACATGCGCCGCGGCGAGAAGAAGCTCCTCCGGAGCCTCGTCGACGCGCTCGAGCGGCTCGACGAGACGGACTGA
- a CDS encoding class I adenylate-forming enzyme family protein has product MTRDDRTGAAAVAEPGEHSPRTARGGRCLRARTAAVPHDHGDRPYEWVGDWSRRRARLTPARVAVRDTATDDAYTYADVDARANRAARALRALGVGAGDRVAVVSRNRIEQFDLFFATAKIGSVLAPLSHRLPERELAAVLGDVDPAAVVVETPFEAELVDALDRSDVDPTVRSLPVDADHRHEPLEAGRYDGAPVDGVESALSDTHLLLHTGGSTGVPKETEITHGSVYWNSFNTITSWGIREDDVAPLCFPLFHTGGWNVLTLPLFHVGGTLLLRPEVEPEPVLRDVERRSATVLVAVPSVLAAMARDDAWDGTDLSSLRFVKSGGGPCRRPVVEAWRDRGVEFSQGYGLTECGPNNFAMPEDFPPEKAASVGVPAMHVDVRIVDGAGRPVEDGEIGELELAGPHAAAGYLDAPAASARTFGAWVSTGDLARVDDDGYVHVEGRKKNMFVSGGENVYPPRVEAAITDHPKVEDAVVVGVPDERFGTVGHAVVEGDDSLTPAALASFLEGRVADYAVPKGLTVVDELPRSGVAKIDREAVAERFVD; this is encoded by the coding sequence ATGACACGGGACGACCGGACGGGGGCGGCCGCCGTGGCGGAGCCAGGAGAGCACAGCCCACGGACCGCACGCGGTGGACGATGTCTGAGGGCGCGGACGGCCGCCGTCCCCCACGACCACGGCGACCGTCCGTACGAGTGGGTCGGCGACTGGAGCCGGCGCCGCGCGCGGCTCACGCCGGCCCGCGTGGCGGTCCGGGACACCGCGACGGACGACGCCTACACCTACGCGGACGTCGATGCGCGGGCCAACCGGGCGGCCCGGGCGCTCCGGGCCCTCGGCGTCGGGGCCGGCGACCGTGTGGCCGTCGTCTCGCGGAACCGCATCGAGCAGTTCGACCTGTTCTTCGCGACCGCGAAGATTGGCAGCGTCCTGGCGCCGCTGTCCCACCGGCTGCCCGAGCGGGAGCTGGCGGCGGTGCTGGGCGACGTCGACCCCGCCGCGGTCGTCGTCGAGACGCCGTTCGAGGCCGAGCTCGTCGACGCCCTCGACCGCAGCGACGTCGACCCGACCGTCCGGTCGCTGCCCGTCGACGCCGACCACCGTCACGAGCCCCTCGAGGCGGGGCGGTACGACGGCGCGCCCGTCGACGGCGTCGAGTCCGCGCTGTCCGACACGCACCTCCTGCTCCACACCGGCGGCTCGACGGGCGTCCCGAAGGAGACCGAGATCACCCACGGGAGCGTCTACTGGAACTCGTTCAACACCATCACGTCGTGGGGCATCCGCGAGGACGACGTGGCCCCGCTGTGCTTCCCGCTGTTCCACACCGGCGGCTGGAACGTCCTCACGCTGCCGCTGTTCCACGTCGGCGGGACGCTGCTGCTGCGGCCGGAGGTCGAGCCCGAGCCGGTGCTCCGCGACGTCGAGCGGCGATCCGCGACGGTGCTCGTCGCCGTCCCGTCGGTGCTGGCGGCGATGGCTCGCGACGACGCCTGGGACGGGACCGACCTCTCGTCGCTGCGGTTCGTCAAGAGCGGCGGCGGGCCCTGCCGGCGGCCGGTCGTCGAGGCGTGGCGCGACCGCGGCGTCGAGTTCTCCCAGGGGTACGGCCTCACCGAGTGCGGGCCGAACAACTTCGCGATGCCCGAAGATTTCCCGCCCGAGAAGGCCGCCAGCGTCGGCGTCCCGGCGATGCACGTCGACGTCCGGATCGTCGACGGCGCGGGGCGGCCGGTCGAGGACGGCGAGATCGGCGAACTGGAGCTCGCGGGGCCCCACGCCGCCGCGGGCTACCTCGACGCGCCGGCGGCGTCGGCCCGGACCTTCGGCGCGTGGGTCTCGACGGGCGACCTCGCCCGCGTCGACGACGACGGCTACGTCCACGTCGAGGGCCGGAAGAAGAACATGTTCGTCTCCGGCGGCGAGAACGTCTACCCGCCGCGCGTCGAGGCCGCCATCACCGACCACCCGAAGGTCGAGGACGCGGTCGTCGTCGGGGTCCCCGACGAGCGGTTCGGCACGGTCGGGCACGCGGTCGTCGAGGGCGACGACTCGCTGACGCCGGCGGCCCTCGCGTCCTTCCTCGAGGGGCGCGTCGCCGACTACGCGGTGCCGAAGGGGCTGACCGTCGTCGACGAACTCCCGCGCAGCGGCGTCGCCAAGATCGACCGCGAGGCCGTCGCGGAGCGGTTCGTCGACTGA
- a CDS encoding DoxX family protein: MSSKEVRLRSTVAGFTAEGKLHTLSVWFILALRLMMGLAFLQSGVDKVLSGSFSAAGYLQNAPPANGSPVADLFVSMGQTGWFVDFVNVAVPWGEVLIGLGLLFGALTRLAAFWGAFMMLMFYLGNWDVAHGYINGDFAYMLVFLSVAAFGAGRILGLDAYIEQYDVGGRPLVERYPWTRYLLG; the protein is encoded by the coding sequence ATGTCCTCGAAAGAAGTCCGGCTCAGGAGCACCGTCGCCGGGTTCACCGCCGAAGGCAAGCTCCACACGCTCAGCGTCTGGTTCATCCTCGCGCTCCGGCTGATGATGGGGCTCGCGTTCCTCCAGAGCGGCGTCGACAAGGTGCTGTCCGGCAGCTTCTCCGCCGCCGGCTACCTCCAGAACGCGCCGCCGGCGAACGGCAGCCCCGTCGCCGACCTCTTCGTCTCGATGGGCCAGACCGGCTGGTTCGTCGACTTCGTGAACGTCGCCGTCCCGTGGGGGGAGGTCCTCATCGGCCTGGGGCTCCTGTTCGGCGCACTCACCCGACTCGCGGCGTTCTGGGGCGCGTTCATGATGCTCATGTTCTACCTCGGCAACTGGGACGTCGCCCACGGCTACATCAACGGCGACTTCGCGTACATGCTCGTGTTCCTCTCGGTCGCAGCCTTCGGCGCCGGCCGCATCCTCGGGCTCGACGCCTACATCGAGCAGTACGATGTCGGCGGCCGGCCGCTGGTCGAGCGCTATCCGTGGACACGATACCTCCTCGGGTGA
- a CDS encoding ABC transporter ATP-binding protein, with protein sequence MVLRTSGLTKRFGGVTAVDGVDFELGDETCSLIGPNGAGKTTFFNLLTGVLAPTAGTVEYRASDPGSDGGWVDVTDSDPHETALAGIHRSYQITNIFATSTVLENVRIAAQAAGGADSWKAWRNVGAFPEYEREARVILERVGLAQEAETTAETLSHGEKRNLEVAIALAGDPDVLLLDEPTAGISSDGIDDLTALIDDIAADHAVLLVEHNMDVVMEVSDRIAVLHQGSLIADDEPEAIRESERVQDAYLGGYEPGEAGGADPDESVGGEAA encoded by the coding sequence ATGGTGCTGCGCACAAGCGGGCTCACGAAGCGCTTCGGCGGCGTCACCGCCGTCGACGGCGTGGACTTCGAGCTCGGCGACGAGACCTGCTCGCTCATCGGCCCCAACGGCGCCGGCAAGACGACGTTCTTCAACCTGCTGACCGGCGTGCTGGCGCCCACCGCGGGGACCGTCGAGTACCGCGCGAGCGACCCCGGCTCGGACGGCGGCTGGGTCGACGTCACGGACAGCGACCCCCACGAGACCGCGCTGGCCGGCATCCACCGCTCGTACCAGATCACGAATATCTTCGCCACGTCGACGGTCCTCGAGAACGTCCGCATCGCCGCGCAGGCCGCCGGCGGCGCCGACTCCTGGAAGGCCTGGCGGAACGTCGGCGCCTTCCCCGAGTACGAGCGCGAGGCCCGCGTCATCCTCGAGCGAGTCGGCCTCGCCCAGGAGGCGGAGACGACCGCCGAGACGCTCAGCCACGGCGAGAAGCGCAACCTCGAGGTCGCCATCGCGCTGGCCGGCGACCCCGACGTCCTCCTGCTGGACGAGCCGACCGCCGGCATCTCCAGCGACGGCATCGACGACCTCACGGCGCTCATCGACGACATTGCCGCCGACCACGCGGTGCTGCTCGTCGAGCACAACATGGACGTGGTGATGGAGGTCAGCGACCGCATCGCGGTCCTCCACCAGGGGTCGCTCATCGCCGACGACGAACCCGAGGCCATCCGGGAGAGCGAGCGCGTCCAGGACGCCTACCTCGGCGGTTACGAACCCGGCGAGGCGGGCGGTGCCGACCCCGACGAGTCAGTCGGAGGTGAGGCGGCGTGA